In the genome of Natronomonas salina, the window ATCTCGCTGGTCCCCTCGCCGATCTCCATCAGCTTCGCGTCGCGGTAGAACCGCTGCGGCGCGAAGTCGGTGGTGTAGCCGTAGCCGCCGAGCACCTGGACGGCGTCCTCGGCGACCTCCCGGCAGATCTCGGAGGCGTCCAGTTTGGCGAGCGAGGAGATGCGGGTGACGTCCTCGCCGTCGTCGTACTTGACGGCGGCCTTGTGGGTGAGCAGGCGGGCCCGCTCGATCTTGCGGTCCATCGAGACGATCATGTCCCGGACGGCGTCGAACTTCGAGATCGGACTGCCGAACTGCTCGCGCTCGGTGGCGTACTCGCGGGCGGCCTCGAAGGCGCCCTGACCGAGGCCGGTCGAGAGCGCGGCGATGGAGATGCGGCCGCCGTCGAGGGTCTTCTTGGTCTGCTCCCAGCCCTCGCCCTCCTCGCCGAGGAGGCGGTCCTCGGGGATGCGGACGTCGTTCAGCTGGAGCTCGCAGGTCGGGGAGGCGTTGAGGCCCATCTTGTCCCAGATGGTCGAGACCTCGAAGCCGTCGTCGTCCTCCGGGTCGACGATGAACGTCGAGATGCCGTCGTAGCCCGCGCCCGGTTCGGTGACGGCCTTCACGAGGACGCTGTTGGCCTCGCTGGCGTTCGTGATGAACTGCTTGGTGCCGTTCAGGACGTACTCGTCGCCGTCCTTCTCGGCCATCGTGTCCATGTCGGAGGCGTCGGAACCGGAGCCGGGTTCGGTGAGCGCCCACGCGCCGATGCCCTCGCCTTCCGCGAGCGGGCGGGCCCACTCCTCCTTCTGTTCCTCGGTACCGAACTTGATGATCGGCATCAGTCCCAGCGAGGTGTGGGCGACGTACGAGAGGCCCACCGAGCCGGAGACGCGGCCGAGTTCCTCGGCGACGAGGGCGTACATGAGGTAGTCGCCGCCGGCGCCGCCGTACTCCTCCGGGACGGGGACACCCATCAGGTCGAGGTCCGCGAGCTCCTCGAAGATCTCCTCGGGGAACCGGTGCTCCTCCTCGATCTCCTGGGCGATGGGTTCGACCTCCGCCTCGCAGAAGTCCCGGACGACGTTCCGGGTCATCTCGTGTTCACCGGGGAGCGCGAAGTCCATGCGACCGTCTTTGACGAGTCGCCAGATAAACGTGCCGCTACGAACGACAACGAGTTTATCGTTTTCCGACAGCCGAGTGGCCGACACCTTTTAAGAATCCAGACGGCCTACCTCCAGAGGATGGCATTCCGACGGTTCCTCCGGGCGAGCGTCCCCCAGTCGCGACTGGAGGCGGTCGCCGAGGAGGTCGCCCGCCGCTACGGCGGCTCGTCGGCGAGCCTGGAGTGTCTCGACGCCGACAACTGGCTGTCGGTCCCCTGCGTGGTCGACGACCGCTGGTTCGTGAAGATCATCGCCGACCAGCACACCCTCGTCCACGGCCTGCTGACGACCGGCCGGAACATCGGCGCCTTCTCGTCGGGCACCGAGGGGTTCTTCGAGCGGTTCTCGACTCCCGTCGAGATGGCCGAACACGAGCTGGCGGCGACCCGCCGGATGCGCGAACTCGGCGTCAGCGCGCCGGAGCCCGTCGAGGCGTTCGAGCACGACGGGCTGGGCGTGCTCGTCCTGGAGTACCTCCCTGACTTCCGGGCGCTCGACGAACTGCCGCCCGCCGACGTCGAGCGGTTCGCCCCCGACCTCTTCGAGAACCTCTCGCGGATGCACGACGCGGGCATCGCCCACGGGGACCTCCGCGCGGAGAACGTCCTCGTCGCGCCGAACCGGGCCGGCGAGCAGACGCTGTTCTTCATCGACGCGACGCGGGTCCGCGACGGGGCCATCGAGGACGCGACGGCGTACGACCTCGCGTGTGCGCTCGCGTCGCTGGCCCCGCACATCGGGGCCGCCGCGGCCGTCGCGGCCGCCCTGGAGCACTACTCGCTGGAGGAACTCCTGGCGGCGCGCAGATTCCTCGACTTCGTCAACATGCGTCCCGACCACGACTTCGACAACGCGCGGGTGAAAGGCGAGATCGAGAAGGTCGCGACCTGAGCGGGTGGTAGTCGCCCACCTCGAATCGAGCCGCAGCTATCCGGGTCCCCGGGTGGCGAGGCCGTCGGGTCGACTGTCACTCCTCTTCGTCGTCCTCGTCGTCCTCCAGTTTCTCGTCGATGAAGACGTGGGCCTCCTCGAGGATGTCCCGGGGGCCGTCCTGGGTGATGGTGTTGATCGCCTGCTCGTAGTCGCGCCACTGCAGGTCGCGGTGCTCCGACGAGAGCTCGGCGGACGCCTCGTAGGACCGGGCGATGAACAGGTGGACCGTCTTGTGGATGGTGTTGCCGTTCGCCTCGAACACGTAGTCGTAGTCTTCTCGGAAGCCGTCCAACAGCCGGAAGTCCTCGATCCCGGCCTCCTCTTTCACTTCGCGGATGGCGGTCTGCTGCAGTTCCTCCTCGCCCTCGACGCCGCCCTTGGGGAACTCCCAGTCGCCGGGGCGGGACTTCAACAGCAGGTACTCCCGCCGGCCACGCGTATCGCGAAAGAGGATGGCTCCCGCGCTCGTGGCCTCTATCATTACCCCGTTGTAAACAGCCGGGTGGTAAATGGGTATCGGACGGCGGTGAGCGTCCGGGACCGTCGGACGGCGGCCGCCCGCGGGACCGCCCCGCGCCGCTCGACCGACGGATAGGTGCGTTTTTGCCCGTCCAGCCGCCAGGGACGTACATGCCCTTCGTCACCACCATGACGCTCCAGAGCGGGGACCGGGACGTCCTCGAGCGCGTCGTCGGGGACATCAAGACCCGCGCGGAGCGCAAAGGCGTCGAGTTACGGGGGCCCCACGCGGAGTCGCCGAAGGACCGGTCGGTGCCGCAGTCCAGGCGGCTCGCCGCCGACGGCGGCCGGTACGCGCCCTGGCGCTACACCGTCTACGAGCGCCGGATGGAGATCGTCGGCCACGACGAGTTCGCCCGCGACGTCGCCGGCCAGTCGTTCCCGCCGGGCGTCCACGTCGACGTCGACGTCGAGCGCGTCTCGGCTCCCGGGAGTCGCTGACGGGGTCGCGTCCACTCCGGTACCACTCGGCTCGGAACGACCCCGACCGCGCCACCCCCGCTCCATTCTCTCCCCCTCCTCGTCTGATCGCGCCCGGTCCCGCCGGTATGAAGACCCGGTCATTCGAGCGCGTACGTTCATGCAGGTCCCCGCTCGTGTTAGTGATGGACTCGCACAGTCCGGAACCCGACCATGAGCGCGACACAGCACACCCTGGCGGAGTACTTCCCGACGGAACCGTGGCTCGAGAAGTACCGGACGGCACTCGAGGAGAACGACGACCTCGCCGAGAGCGGGGACGGGTGGGGCGTCGGCTGGGAGGGCGCGATGGTCTTCGAGATCACCGACGTCCCGGTGGACGACCGCACGGTGGCCGACCTCCCGGAGGAACTCCGCGAGCAGGTCACGGAGCCGATCCGGTCGCTCCCCGAAGAGAAGGTCGAGTCGGTCCTGGAGGCCGCGCCGCCGGACGTCAGGGAGGCTGTGGAGGCCCGCGACGGGTCGCTGCGGGAACGGGCCATCGCGGAGCTCGATGAGACGGTGCTCGAGGAGGCACCCGACCGGCTCTGGCCGGAGCTGACCGCGGAGCTCCCCGAGATACTCGTCGAACTGCTCGACCAGCTCGACGAGAGCGTCACCGCGGACCGGTCGGTGTACGCCTGGCTCGACGTCCACGACGGCGGCTGCCGGGAGGTGGCCGTCCTCGAGGAGCGGTCCGAGCGCGACCGCGGCTTCGTCATCGTCGGCGACTACGAGCAGTGGAAGCGGCTCGTCGCCGGCGAGGGCGAGGTCATCAACATGATCATGAGCGGCGAGCTGGAGCTGGAGGGCGACATGCAGAAGCTCCTCGAGTACACCCAGGCGGCGACCGACCTCGTCGACACCGCCGTCGAACTGGACTCGAAGTTCATCCTGTGACCCCCGTCGCGGTCTCTTGAAGCTTATACCCGTCCGGCGCCAGCAGAGGGTATGAGCACGGACCGCCGCGACCGGCTGGTCGCGCTGCGTCGCGACCTCCACCGCCACCCCGAACCCGCCTGGACGGAGTTCCGGACCACCGCCCGCATCGTCGAGGAACTCGAGGCCGTCGGCGTCGACGACCGCTACGTCGGCCGCGAGGCCCTGGCCGACGAGCGGCTCTCGGTCCCCGAGGAGAGCGAACTCGACGCGGAGCTGGAGCGCGCTCGCGAGGCCGGCGCCGACCCGGACCTGCTGGAGCAGATGTCTGGCGGCTGGACCGGTGCCGTCGCCGTCCTCGAGTGCGGCGAGGGCCCCACCGTCGGCCTCCGGGTCGACATCGACGGGTTGCCGATCGAGGAGTCGACCGACGACGACCACCACCCCGCACGCGAGGGGTTCCGCTCCGAGACCGGGGCGATGCACGCCTGCGGGCACGATGCCCACGCGACCATCGGCATCGGCGTCCTCGAAGCGATAAAGGACAGCGACTTCTCGGGGACGCTGAAGGTGTTCTTCCAGCCCGCCGAGGAGGTCATCGGCGGCGGCAAACCGATGGCCGAGTCCGGCCACCTCGACGACGTCGACTACCTCCTTGCGCTCCACGTCGGCCTCGACTTCCCGACCGGCGAGGTCGTCGCGGGCATCGAGGGCATCCTCGCGGTGACGCAGTTCTACGCCACCTTCACCGGCTACCCGGGTCACGCGGGCGCACGCCCCGAGGAGGGTCGCAACGCCGTCCAGGCGATGGCGACCGCCGTCCAGAACCTCTACGGCATCCCGCGGCACAGCGAGGGCGCCTCGCGTGTCAACGCCGGCCGCGTCGGCGGCGGCACCGCGACGAACATCATCCCCGAGGAGGCGTTCGTCCACGGCGAGGTGCGCGGTCGGACCACCGAGGTCCGCGACTACACGTGGGACCGCGCCGTGAAGGCCCTGGAGGGGGCCGCCCTCTCCCACGACTGCGAGGTCGACGTCGAGGTGGAGGGCGAAGCGCCCTCCGCGAGGAGCGACGAGGAACTGGTGAGCGTCGTCCACGACGTCGCCTCGGCCCACCCCGACGTCGACCGCCCGACCCGACGGGGCGAACTCGGCGGCAGCGAGGACGCCACGTTCCTCATGCAGTACGTCCAGGACAACGGCGGCCTCGCGACCTACGTCAGCGTCGGCACCGACCACCCCGGCGGCCACCACACCGCCACCTTCGACGTCGACGAGGACTCCCTCGAGATCGGTGTCGACGTCCTGCGCGACGCCATCGTCTCGATCAGCAGAAACGAACCCTGAGCGTCGGTGCCCTGCCTGACTTATACGAGTCGGGCCCGGGCGAGACGTTGCCCGTCGAGGGCGACGATCGCGAGAAGGACGAGAACGGTCAGATCGAGCGTTCCTGCGATCCCGGCCAGCGGTTTCGGGTCGCGCGTGGAGAACTCACGGTTCTGCGGGCTCCTCGATCAGGGTGAAGGACGCGTCGCCGCACTTCCCGTCTTTCTCGGTGCCGATGGGGACGATACTCCCGTCGGGCCAGACGCTCACGACGATGATCGCGCCGCAGTTCTCGCACTCGGCGACACCGCGGTTCTTGGCTGTTGCCTGGGACATGGGTGGGCTCCCGACAGCGACTGTCGGCTACTGTACTAGTGCGGTCCCTCCGGGGAAAGGCTCCCGTCTAAATAATTTGGTCCGCCTAATCCTCACACCCTCTTGCCCCGAGCAGTTCGGACTGATTCCGGGCCTCGGACAAGTCTTTTTACTGATATATTACTCGCCAAGTCGTCAGAGATGCGTGTTTGTGCCTGTTAACGTAGATATAGAATAACCTGAGCTCCGATATGTATAAGCTATCTGCGGCCGTACGTATCTCCATGTCCTCGATAGAAGACTCGTTGACGTACCCCATGGAGAGCGACGACTGGCTCGTGACCGTCCTCATCGGCGGGGTCCTCACGTTCCTGAGCTTCCTCGTCGTCCCGATGTTCCTCGTGTCCGGCTACCTCGTCCGCGCGATCCGCGCGAACCTCGACGGCGAACCGGAGCCGCCCGCCTTCGGCGACTGGGGCGAACTGCTCGTCGACGGCCTCAAGGCCACCGTCATAGGATTCGTCTACATGCTCGTCCCGCTGATCGTGATGTCCGTCACGGTCGGCGGCGCGGTGCTGGCGATGGCTACCGGCAGCGAGGCCGGAGCAGTGGCCGGGATCGGCGGGATGATGATCGGCCTGCTGCTCTCGTTCGTCCTGGTGCTGCTGTTCGGCTACCTGTCGGCGGTCGGCATCGTCAACTTCGCCCGCGAGGAGCGCTTCGGCGCCGCCTTCGACGTCGCGGTCCTCCGCGACGTCGGCTTCGATATGAAGTTCGCGGTCCCGTACCTCGTCTCGGTCGGCGTCCTCGTCGTCGCCGGAATCGTCGCCTCAATCCCCGTGGTCGGGTTCGTCCTCGGCGTGTTCGTCAGCTTCTACGCGCTGATCGTCGCGGCCCGGCTGTGGACCGACGGCTTCACGCAGGCGCGCGACCCCGCCGGCTCGAACCGCCGGCGCGAACTCGACGAGACCGTCGCCTAGGGCGACGTCCCGTCTCGAAACCACGTTCTGACGACCTCAGAGGAGATACTGTTCTTCGTTCTCGTCCATGTCGACGAAGGAGTCCGCGGCCTCGATCAACTCCTCGGCCGTCGAGGAGCCGAAGCCGAACACCTCCGTCCGGACGCCCTCGTGGCGGAGGTGCGTACAGAGGCGGGCGAAGTCGCCGTCGCCGCTGAACAGGACGAACGTGTCGATCTTCGGGGCGAGCGTCACCGCGTCGAGGCACATCCCGAGGTCCCAGTTGGCCTTCTTCGAGCCGTCGGCGAACGTCTTGATGTCCTTGATCTTCGTCTCGAAGCCGATGTCGCGGAGCGCCTCGAAGAAGTCCTCCTCGGAGGGCGAGTCCGCGCGGATGACGTAGGCGATCGCCCGGACGAGTTCGCGGTCGGCGACCGCCGCGTCGAGCAGCGCCGTGTAGTCGATGTTCCGGGAGTAGGTGCTGTGGGCCGTGTGATAGAGGTTCTGCGAATCGGCGATGACCGCGACCCGCTGGGTCTCGTGAATCGGCGGCATAGTCGGAGTGGTTCTCCCTGCCGGATATGTTTTCGTATCGACCCCGAACCGGTCACTGGAAGCCGCGGATGGGCTTCGCGCGGGTGCTCTGGTTCTGGTCGGTGTCCTGGAGTTGCTTGGCGAGTTGCTCGCGGGCCTCCTGGATCTCGCCGGCCTGCTCGACCAGCGCGTCGGTGTCGACGTCGATGCCCGCGATGGGGGCGACGCCGTGCTCGAGGATGGCGCGGGCGGCCTCGGGGTCCGGGAACTGCCCCTCGGTCTGGACGATGAGCCCGACGGCGTCCAGCCCGATCTCGCCGGCGCGGTGCAGCAAGGCGCCGGTCGGCCCCGTGATCATCCCGCCCTCCCGCGGCGGGACGAGCCCGGCGTCGTCGATGCGGTGTTCGGCGTCGCCGGTGGCCACGCCGTACAGCTCCGGGGAGTTGCCCTTCTCCTCGACCAGCCCGCTGAGGTAGATCGGGAAGACGTCGTGCTCCTGGATCCACTCGGTGACGCAGTCGGCGAAGCCGGTCGCCTGCGAGGCCGAGACCGGGACGTCGCTCTGCAGCACCACCAGGTCGTTCTCCGCGTCGGTGTAGAGCCGGACGGGCGGGTAGAGGTCCGAGCTGTTCGAGCGGTAGACCGACACCTCCGGGATGCCGTCGCAGTGGACGGCCCCGTAGTAGTCCATCTCGTGTTCCTCGACGAGGTGGTCGGCGGCGATCTTCCCCACGAGGCCTGCGCCGGGCAGTCCCTCCACCAGCACCGGGTCGTCGAAGTCGACGTCCTCGCCCTGGACCTGGACGTGTGCCATGGTCTAGCTCAGGGGCGGTGCGAACTTAAGCGTGGGCGCCCGAATGCCCGAACCGACACCGACAAACCCGGGGCCGCCGGAGGCCGGGTATGGACCCGCTCGCCAGATACGACCCGCTGGTCGACGACCCGGCGGCCTTCCACGCGGCCTGCGAGCGACCGCTGCCCTCCGTCGTCAGGGTGAACGACATCAAGGCGACGCCCGAGCGCGTCCGGCGAGCCTTCGACGACGCCGGGGTCGACTACGAGCCCGTCGACTGGCACGACGGTCTGTTCCGGCTCGGCGACGGCGAGAAGCCCGGCAACACCTGGCCGTTCGTCCACGGCTGGGTGTACGGCCAGGAGGAGGTCTCCGCCGTGCCGGCGCTGGCGCTCGACCCGGACCCCGGCGAGCGCGTGTTCGACTGCTGTGCCGCCCCGGGGAGCAAGACGACCCAGCTGGCCGCACTGATGGACG includes:
- a CDS encoding lipopolysaccharide kinase InaA family protein; the encoded protein is MAFRRFLRASVPQSRLEAVAEEVARRYGGSSASLECLDADNWLSVPCVVDDRWFVKIIADQHTLVHGLLTTGRNIGAFSSGTEGFFERFSTPVEMAEHELAATRRMRELGVSAPEPVEAFEHDGLGVLVLEYLPDFRALDELPPADVERFAPDLFENLSRMHDAGIAHGDLRAENVLVAPNRAGEQTLFFIDATRVRDGAIEDATAYDLACALASLAPHIGAAAAVAAALEHYSLEELLAARRFLDFVNMRPDHDFDNARVKGEIEKVAT
- a CDS encoding SCP2 sterol-binding domain-containing protein — encoded protein: MSATQHTLAEYFPTEPWLEKYRTALEENDDLAESGDGWGVGWEGAMVFEITDVPVDDRTVADLPEELREQVTEPIRSLPEEKVESVLEAAPPDVREAVEARDGSLRERAIAELDETVLEEAPDRLWPELTAELPEILVELLDQLDESVTADRSVYAWLDVHDGGCREVAVLEERSERDRGFVIVGDYEQWKRLVAGEGEVINMIMSGELELEGDMQKLLEYTQAATDLVDTAVELDSKFIL
- a CDS encoding proteasome assembly chaperone family protein; protein product: MAHVQVQGEDVDFDDPVLVEGLPGAGLVGKIAADHLVEEHEMDYYGAVHCDGIPEVSVYRSNSSDLYPPVRLYTDAENDLVVLQSDVPVSASQATGFADCVTEWIQEHDVFPIYLSGLVEEKGNSPELYGVATGDAEHRIDDAGLVPPREGGMITGPTGALLHRAGEIGLDAVGLIVQTEGQFPDPEAARAILEHGVAPIAGIDVDTDALVEQAGEIQEAREQLAKQLQDTDQNQSTRAKPIRGFQ
- a CDS encoding DUF4013 domain-containing protein, with the protein product MSSIEDSLTYPMESDDWLVTVLIGGVLTFLSFLVVPMFLVSGYLVRAIRANLDGEPEPPAFGDWGELLVDGLKATVIGFVYMLVPLIVMSVTVGGAVLAMATGSEAGAVAGIGGMMIGLLLSFVLVLLFGYLSAVGIVNFAREERFGAAFDVAVLRDVGFDMKFAVPYLVSVGVLVVAGIVASIPVVGFVLGVFVSFYALIVAARLWTDGFTQARDPAGSNRRRELDETVA
- a CDS encoding uS10/mL48 family ribosomal protein; translated protein: MPFVTTMTLQSGDRDVLERVVGDIKTRAERKGVELRGPHAESPKDRSVPQSRRLAADGGRYAPWRYTVYERRMEIVGHDEFARDVAGQSFPPGVHVDVDVERVSAPGSR
- a CDS encoding NYN domain-containing protein translates to MPPIHETQRVAVIADSQNLYHTAHSTYSRNIDYTALLDAAVADRELVRAIAYVIRADSPSEEDFFEALRDIGFETKIKDIKTFADGSKKANWDLGMCLDAVTLAPKIDTFVLFSGDGDFARLCTHLRHEGVRTEVFGFGSSTAEELIEAADSFVDMDENEEQYLL
- a CDS encoding acyl-CoA dehydrogenase family protein: MDFALPGEHEMTRNVVRDFCEAEVEPIAQEIEEEHRFPEEIFEELADLDLMGVPVPEEYGGAGGDYLMYALVAEELGRVSGSVGLSYVAHTSLGLMPIIKFGTEEQKEEWARPLAEGEGIGAWALTEPGSGSDASDMDTMAEKDGDEYVLNGTKQFITNASEANSVLVKAVTEPGAGYDGISTFIVDPEDDDGFEVSTIWDKMGLNASPTCELQLNDVRIPEDRLLGEEGEGWEQTKKTLDGGRISIAALSTGLGQGAFEAAREYATEREQFGSPISKFDAVRDMIVSMDRKIERARLLTHKAAVKYDDGEDVTRISSLAKLDASEICREVAEDAVQVLGGYGYTTDFAPQRFYRDAKLMEIGEGTSEIQHLVLGRELGL
- a CDS encoding bis(5'-nucleosyl)-tetraphosphatase, producing MIEATSAGAILFRDTRGRREYLLLKSRPGDWEFPKGGVEGEEELQQTAIREVKEEAGIEDFRLLDGFREDYDYVFEANGNTIHKTVHLFIARSYEASAELSSEHRDLQWRDYEQAINTITQDGPRDILEEAHVFIDEKLEDDEDDEEE
- a CDS encoding amidohydrolase, with the protein product MSTDRRDRLVALRRDLHRHPEPAWTEFRTTARIVEELEAVGVDDRYVGREALADERLSVPEESELDAELERAREAGADPDLLEQMSGGWTGAVAVLECGEGPTVGLRVDIDGLPIEESTDDDHHPAREGFRSETGAMHACGHDAHATIGIGVLEAIKDSDFSGTLKVFFQPAEEVIGGGKPMAESGHLDDVDYLLALHVGLDFPTGEVVAGIEGILAVTQFYATFTGYPGHAGARPEEGRNAVQAMATAVQNLYGIPRHSEGASRVNAGRVGGGTATNIIPEEAFVHGEVRGRTTEVRDYTWDRAVKALEGAALSHDCEVDVEVEGEAPSARSDEELVSVVHDVASAHPDVDRPTRRGELGGSEDATFLMQYVQDNGGLATYVSVGTDHPGGHHTATFDVDEDSLEIGVDVLRDAIVSISRNEP